A single region of the Bacillota bacterium genome encodes:
- a CDS encoding 4Fe-4S binding protein: MKEIVVISGKGGTGKTTLMASFAVLAGGEAVMVDADVDAANLSLVLTPQQLESHPFIASSIAVLDRELCTECGLCRELCRFDAISENYEIDPISCEGCTVCSRACPEEAIEMKEVVSGHWFLSQTPYGKLIHARLGIAEENSGRLVTLVRNEARKLATAEEKKFLLTDGPPGIGCPVIASLSGANLALIVTEPTVSGIHDLKRVLQVCRHFNVPAAVCINRCDLDEDNSRAIESYCREESVDVISRIPFYREITEALVQGKPVVNFTSGPAADDIASLWQKISVYGDQ, from the coding sequence ATGAAAGAAATTGTCGTTATCAGTGGCAAGGGGGGCACGGGTAAAACCACGTTGATGGCTTCCTTTGCCGTACTTGCCGGGGGCGAGGCGGTGATGGTTGATGCCGATGTGGATGCAGCCAACCTGAGTCTGGTTCTGACACCGCAGCAGCTGGAGAGCCACCCTTTCATTGCTTCCAGCATAGCTGTACTCGACAGGGAGCTCTGCACGGAATGTGGGCTTTGCCGTGAATTGTGTCGCTTCGATGCCATTTCGGAAAACTATGAAATCGATCCCATTTCCTGTGAGGGATGTACAGTCTGCAGCCGGGCCTGTCCGGAAGAGGCTATCGAAATGAAGGAGGTTGTTTCCGGGCACTGGTTCCTTTCGCAGACACCCTATGGCAAGCTGATCCATGCCCGCCTGGGCATAGCCGAAGAAAATTCAGGCAGGCTGGTCACCCTGGTCCGGAACGAGGCCCGCAAACTGGCTACAGCCGAAGAGAAAAAATTTTTGCTTACCGACGGGCCGCCGGGGATTGGCTGTCCGGTGATCGCCTCCCTGTCCGGGGCAAACCTGGCTCTGATTGTTACCGAGCCGACCGTTTCCGGGATTCATGATCTGAAACGTGTCCTTCAGGTCTGCCGCCATTTCAATGTTCCCGCTGCGGTCTGCATCAACCGCTGCGATCTCGATGAGGACAATTCGCGGGCCATAGAGTCCTACTGCCGTGAAGAGTCCGTGGATGTGATCTCCAGGATCCCCTTTTACCGGGAAATTACCGAGGCTCTGGTCCAGGGGAAACCGGTGGTCAACTTTACCTCGGGTCCGGCGGCGGACGACATTGCTTCCTTGTGGCAGAAAATTTCTGTATATGGCGACCAGTGA
- a CDS encoding metal-dependent transcriptional regulator yields MSPLPMSAAMQDYLEEILILSDRLETVRVTDIAERLKLTKASVSQALNQLREQGLITQDRYGPVELTELGRYYGQVVKRRHEVLRSFLTEVLGLDLRTAEKDACQMEHAVSSETIERLVDFLIEGGYCSGFNDVEELKPD; encoded by the coding sequence ATGAGCCCATTGCCTATGAGTGCAGCGATGCAGGATTACCTGGAAGAAATTCTGATTCTTTCCGACCGGCTGGAAACAGTTCGGGTAACCGATATAGCCGAAAGGCTGAAGTTGACCAAAGCCAGTGTCAGCCAGGCGCTGAATCAGTTGCGTGAGCAGGGCTTGATTACACAGGATCGTTACGGTCCGGTGGAATTGACGGAGCTCGGGCGTTACTATGGGCAGGTGGTCAAACGTCGCCACGAGGTGTTGCGCAGTTTTCTTACCGAGGTTCTGGGACTGGATCTTCGGACTGCGGAGAAAGATGCTTGCCAGATGGAACATGCGGTCAGCAGCGAGACGATCGAGCGGCTCGTGGATTTTCTGATCGAAGGCGGCTATTGCAGCGGTTTCAATGATGTTGAAGAACTCAAGCCTGATTGA
- a CDS encoding ferrous iron transport protein A, with translation MKTGQSGQIKRIYGGHGMVARLQALGIHPGKKVTKLSAVFNKGPVVLEIDRSQVALGYGQANNIFVEIETRKG, from the coding sequence ATGAAAACAGGTCAGTCAGGTCAGATCAAACGGATTTATGGCGGTCATGGTATGGTTGCAAGGTTGCAGGCGCTTGGCATTCATCCCGGGAAGAAGGTTACCAAACTGAGTGCCGTATTCAATAAAGGGCCTGTCGTTCTGGAAATAGATCGTTCCCAGGTTGCTCTCGGCTATGGCCAGGCCAACAATATCTTTGTAGAAATAGAAACTCGGAAGGGTTGA
- a CDS encoding Mrp/NBP35 family ATP-binding protein has protein sequence MTETQNSAGGGGAASHRPEKLGQPERSHIRHVVAVMSGKGGVGKSSLSALLAVSLAREGYRVGLLDADITGPSIPKLFGLDRQPAAVNGKISPPETELGIKVISLNLLLPREDDPVIWRGPLIGGAVKQFWTDVLWGEIDYLVVDLPPGTGDAPLTVMQSLPLDGMLIVTSPQDLAVMVVKKAIKMARMMKVPILGMVENMSGLICPHCGKPIELFGASQAEKVAEEIGIRLLGVIPLDPELSRLGDRGEIEKYRTEIFKDIPALLE, from the coding sequence ATGACTGAAACACAAAATTCTGCAGGCGGAGGCGGCGCGGCTTCCCATCGTCCGGAAAAACTGGGGCAGCCGGAACGGAGCCACATCCGCCATGTTGTCGCCGTGATGAGCGGAAAAGGAGGGGTCGGGAAATCATCGCTCTCTGCATTGCTGGCGGTTTCCCTGGCCCGGGAAGGTTATCGGGTGGGGCTTCTTGATGCCGATATCACCGGGCCAAGTATCCCCAAACTGTTTGGCCTTGACCGACAACCGGCGGCGGTGAATGGAAAGATATCTCCGCCGGAAACGGAACTGGGCATCAAGGTGATCTCACTCAACTTGCTTCTGCCGCGTGAAGATGATCCGGTTATCTGGCGGGGGCCGTTGATCGGGGGTGCGGTGAAGCAGTTCTGGACCGATGTACTGTGGGGGGAAATCGATTACCTGGTGGTGGATCTGCCGCCGGGAACGGGGGATGCACCGCTAACCGTGATGCAGTCATTGCCCCTTGATGGCATGCTTATTGTCACCTCGCCGCAGGATCTGGCGGTCATGGTTGTGAAAAAAGCGATCAAGATGGCAAGGATGATGAAAGTGCCGATCCTAGGCATGGTGGAAAATATGAGCGGCCTCATCTGCCCGCATTGCGGCAAACCCATAGAGCTGTTCGGTGCGAGCCAGGCCGAAAAGGTGGCGGAGGAGATCGGAATCAGGTTGCTGGGGGTAATCCCGCTGGATCCGGAACTTTCCCGCCTGGGAGACCGCGGCGAGATCGAGAAGTATCGGACAGAAATTTTCAAGGATATTCCGGCACTGTTGGAATAA
- a CDS encoding dinitrogenase iron-molybdenum cofactor biosynthesis protein: MKLAICAQDEGLEASVDQRFGRCPYFVIVDSETGEVVKSVPNSAATAAGGAGPQSAQQLSREGVEAVALGNVGPNAAAALKAAGISIYGGIDGTVGDALQQFREGKLSPVSGPTTDSHHGMP; the protein is encoded by the coding sequence ATGAAATTGGCAATATGTGCACAGGATGAGGGTCTGGAGGCATCGGTGGATCAGCGCTTCGGGCGTTGCCCCTATTTTGTGATTGTCGACTCTGAAACCGGCGAGGTTGTGAAATCGGTACCTAACAGTGCCGCAACCGCTGCCGGAGGTGCAGGCCCACAGAGCGCCCAGCAGCTTTCACGGGAGGGTGTGGAAGCGGTGGCCCTGGGCAATGTCGGCCCCAACGCTGCAGCTGCTCTCAAGGCTGCGGGTATTTCTATCTATGGCGGCATTGATGGAACGGTCGGGGATGCCTTGCAACAGTTCCGCGAAGGCAAACTTTCGCCCGTGAGTGGGCCCACGACAGATTCACATCATGGAATGCCGTAA
- a CDS encoding ferrous iron transporter B: protein MVLVGNPNVGKSVIFSQLTGTRVVISNYPGTTVEYTRGQLHTGGQAWDVFDAPGTYSLEPTCRAEKVAADLVDSADVVVNVVDATNLERNLYLTGQLLERGVPLIVVLNLIDEAAQKGIDLDIPRLQELLGVPVIPTVAISGKGLQELVAALPDAGRGTGEPMSPEERWVWIGSIVKRVQQVKHRHRTWLEALELASIRPLTGIPIAAAGLYLVFKIIIGCGELIEDLLVKYFFEPIYLPLLGYLGQWIGEGRLWHGLLIGNLYNGQIHLEESMGLLSTGVFVVFGIVLPYLLMFYLVLGFLEDCGYLPRLAVMSDRIMHRLGLHGFAVIPMLLGFGCNVPAVLAVRNLESRRERLIVSTMLAISIPCAAQMSMIIGLVGRHGGAYLGVIIAMLFLIWAVIGLLLDRFLPGHTPSMIVEIPPYRLPSLKAQLQKLNMRLKHFFGEALPFIFLGILLVNILHLAGVIGVLANVFAPVFQGLFGLPKEAVSTLLVGFLRKDVAVAMLLPLGLTARQFVIGATVLATYFPCAATFVVLVKELGIRDMAVSLGMMLLVSTAAGTVLNLLLGTVLSPTYLALLLAGLGILLLILCGGSSERRENIGGKRLASKIVQRGNR, encoded by the coding sequence ATGGTGTTGGTGGGCAACCCCAATGTAGGGAAAAGTGTAATATTTTCGCAGTTGACAGGGACACGGGTGGTGATCTCCAATTATCCCGGAACCACGGTCGAGTACACCCGTGGGCAGTTGCATACGGGCGGACAGGCCTGGGACGTATTCGATGCTCCGGGAACATACAGCCTCGAGCCAACTTGCCGTGCGGAGAAGGTTGCTGCCGATCTGGTGGATTCGGCTGACGTGGTGGTCAACGTTGTCGATGCGACCAATCTTGAACGTAATCTTTATCTGACCGGGCAGCTCCTTGAGCGGGGTGTCCCCTTGATAGTTGTGCTGAACTTGATCGATGAAGCGGCCCAGAAAGGGATTGACCTTGACATCCCCCGTCTGCAGGAGTTGCTTGGTGTTCCCGTGATCCCCACGGTGGCGATCAGCGGAAAAGGGTTGCAGGAACTGGTGGCGGCCTTGCCGGATGCCGGACGGGGAACCGGAGAACCAATGTCTCCTGAAGAGCGCTGGGTGTGGATCGGTTCGATTGTGAAGCGTGTACAGCAGGTGAAGCACCGCCATCGGACCTGGCTGGAAGCTCTGGAACTGGCCAGCATCCGTCCGCTGACCGGAATTCCCATTGCTGCCGCGGGCCTTTACCTCGTCTTCAAAATAATAATTGGTTGCGGGGAATTGATTGAAGATCTGCTGGTCAAATATTTCTTCGAGCCGATTTACCTGCCTCTGCTCGGTTATCTGGGGCAGTGGATCGGTGAGGGCAGATTGTGGCATGGCCTGCTGATCGGCAATCTTTACAACGGGCAGATCCACCTGGAGGAATCGATGGGGCTGCTCAGTACCGGTGTTTTTGTTGTTTTTGGTATTGTCCTGCCTTACCTGCTCATGTTCTACCTGGTTCTGGGCTTCCTGGAGGATTGCGGGTATCTGCCCCGCCTGGCCGTGATGTCAGATCGGATCATGCACCGTCTGGGATTGCACGGTTTCGCCGTGATCCCCATGCTGCTCGGTTTTGGTTGCAACGTGCCGGCAGTACTGGCGGTCCGCAATCTTGAGAGCAGGCGGGAGCGCCTGATTGTCAGCACCATGTTGGCGATTTCCATTCCCTGCGCCGCCCAGATGTCGATGATAATCGGCCTGGTTGGCCGCCATGGAGGTGCCTATCTCGGGGTTATCATTGCCATGCTCTTTCTGATCTGGGCGGTGATCGGTTTGTTGCTTGATCGTTTTCTGCCGGGGCATACTCCTTCCATGATCGTGGAAATTCCACCTTACAGACTGCCAAGTTTGAAAGCTCAGCTACAGAAACTGAATATGCGCCTGAAACATTTTTTTGGTGAGGCGCTGCCTTTCATTTTCCTGGGGATCCTCCTGGTCAACATCTTGCATCTTGCAGGAGTGATAGGCGTTCTGGCCAATGTGTTTGCACCGGTTTTCCAGGGGCTTTTTGGCTTGCCCAAGGAGGCGGTTTCCACGTTGCTGGTAGGTTTTTTGCGCAAGGATGTGGCCGTGGCCATGCTTCTTCCCCTGGGGTTGACAGCGCGGCAATTTGTCATCGGTGCCACCGTGCTGGCCACCTATTTCCCTTGCGCTGCCACCTTTGTTGTTCTGGTCAAGGAATTGGGTATCAGGGATATGGCTGTCTCCCTGGGGATGATGTTGCTCGTATCCACTGCAGCGGGGACGGTACTCAACCTCCTGCTGGGGACCGTGCTGTCACCAACGTACCTGGCTTTGCTTCTGGCCGGGTTGGGTATACTATTGTTGATTCTATGCGGCGGCAGTTCCGAACGGCGGGAAAATATTGGAGGCAAGAGATTGGCTTCAAAAATCGTGCAAAGGGGGAATCGATAA
- a CDS encoding P-loop NTPase — protein MIIAIASGKGGTGKTTVAVNLALVLAGETELKFLDCDVEEPNAHLFLRPELKDSEPVSIPVPRVDLERCNYCGTCAEVCAFNAIMVGKETVLVFEELCHGCGGCAYFCPEKAIEEVDRPIGVLESGVAGEIAFVHGRLNPGEALSPPLIKAVKEKADPEILTIVDAAPGASCPVVEAIQGSDYCLLVTEPTPFGLNDLAIAVELLQKLNLPGGVVINRTFGDESEKKIESYCSQNGVPILLKMPWDKELASLYARGEPVVTHLPAWRDIFVDLGRRILEDERRVRK, from the coding sequence ATGATTATTGCTATTGCCAGCGGCAAGGGCGGGACGGGCAAGACCACAGTGGCTGTCAATCTGGCCCTGGTCCTGGCAGGGGAGACAGAATTGAAGTTTCTTGATTGTGATGTTGAAGAACCAAATGCGCATCTTTTTTTAAGGCCGGAGTTGAAAGATTCTGAACCTGTATCTATCCCGGTTCCCCGTGTGGATCTTGAACGTTGCAATTACTGCGGTACCTGCGCCGAGGTCTGCGCTTTCAATGCAATCATGGTCGGGAAGGAGACGGTCCTTGTTTTTGAAGAACTATGCCACGGTTGCGGCGGATGTGCCTATTTCTGCCCGGAGAAGGCGATCGAGGAGGTCGATCGCCCCATCGGTGTTCTTGAAAGCGGTGTTGCTGGCGAAATTGCCTTTGTCCACGGCAGGTTGAATCCGGGGGAGGCACTGTCGCCGCCGCTGATCAAGGCAGTGAAGGAGAAAGCTGACCCCGAGATACTGACGATCGTTGACGCTGCGCCGGGCGCTTCCTGTCCGGTGGTGGAAGCAATTCAGGGCAGTGATTACTGTCTCCTGGTCACCGAACCGACTCCTTTCGGCCTCAATGACCTGGCCATCGCCGTGGAACTGTTACAAAAATTGAACTTGCCGGGTGGAGTGGTGATCAATCGCACCTTCGGTGATGAGAGCGAAAAAAAGATCGAGTCTTACTGTAGCCAGAATGGGGTTCCCATTCTCCTGAAGATGCCCTGGGACAAGGAGCTTGCTTCCCTTTATGCCCGGGGTGAACCGGTGGTAACTCACCTGCCCGCATGGCGGGATATATTTGTCGATCTGGGTCGGCGGATCCTGGAAGATGAAAGGAGGGTCCGGAAATGA
- a CDS encoding dinitrogenase iron-molybdenum cofactor, with protein MKIAVATENGFVAQHFGHCSTYTLFEIADKKIVGKEVIDNPGHQPGFLPGFLARFGVTCIIAGGMGQRAINLFEEQNIDAIVGAAGAVEDVIADYLSGNLQVGESFCDHSRGGGGHCGGH; from the coding sequence ATGAAGATTGCCGTTGCTACGGAGAACGGATTTGTTGCGCAACACTTCGGGCACTGTTCCACGTACACCCTGTTTGAAATTGCAGACAAAAAGATTGTCGGCAAGGAAGTTATCGATAATCCGGGGCACCAGCCCGGCTTTCTGCCCGGCTTCCTGGCCCGGTTCGGTGTCACCTGCATCATTGCCGGGGGTATGGGGCAGCGGGCGATAAATCTTTTCGAAGAACAAAATATTGATGCTATCGTCGGTGCAGCCGGTGCGGTGGAAGATGTGATTGCCGATTATCTATCCGGCAATCTGCAGGTTGGAGAAAGCTTCTGCGATCACAGCCGCGGTGGCGGAGGACACTGCGGGGGGCATTAA